The DNA window TCTTCGTCGAGCAGGGTGCGTTCGGGGGTGACCAGCAACAGACGCAGGGTTTCTGCCATAACCGTTACTCCGCAGACAGCGCCTCGGCCTTTTTCTGCGCATCCTCAATCGTCCCGACCATATAGAAGGCCTGTTCGGGCAGATCGTCATGCTGCCCGTCGACCAGCTCTTTGAAGCTCCTGATGGTCTCCGTGAGCTGAACATACTCACCCGGCGTACCGGTGAACTGCTCGGCCACGCTGAACGGCTGGGACAGAAAACGCTGGATCTTGCGCGCCCGGGCGACGACGATCTTGTCCTCTTCGGATAGCTCGTCGATGCCCAGAATGGCGATGATATCTTGCAGGTCTTTGTAGCGCTGCAAAATTTCCTGAACATCCCGCGCCACCTGATAGTGCTCCCCGCCGAGGATGTTCGGATCGAGCATCCGCGAGGTTGAGTCGAGGGGATCGACCGCCGGGTAGATGCCCAGCTCGGCAATCTGGCGTGACAACACCGTGGTGGCATCCAGATGGGAGAAGGTGGTGGCTGGGGCGGGGTCAGTCAGGTCATCGGCCGGCACGTAAATGGCCTGGACCGAGGTGATCGACCCGTTCTTGGTCGAGGTGATACGCTCCTGCAGATCACCCATGTCGGTCGATAAGGTGGGCTGATAGCCGACCGCCGACGGAATACGTCCGAGCAGGGTTGACACTTCCGAGTTGGCCTGGACAAAGCGGAAGATATTGTCGATGAACAGCAGCACGTCCCGGTTTTCTTCATCCCGGAAATACTCGGCAATGGTCAGCGCCGACAGTCCGACCCGGGCGCGGGCGCCGGGCGGTTCGTTCATCTGGCCGTAGACCAGGCTGGTCTTGTCGAGCACGCCCGACTCCTGCATTTCCAGCCACAGGTCATTGCCTTCGCGGGTACGTTCGCCGACACCGCCGAAGACCGAATAACCGCCGTGCTGTTTGGCGACATTGTTGATCAGCTCCATCAGAATAACGGTCTTGCCAACTCCTGCGCCGCCGAACAGGCCGATCTTGCCGCCGCGCGGATAGGGGGCGAGCAGGTCAACGACCTTGATGCCGGTTTCCAGGATTTCGACCTCGGTCGCCTGGTCGGTGAAAGACGGGGCCGGACGATGGATGGGTGAGCGGTGGATACCTTCCAGGGATTCGCCCTGGTCAACCGGCTCGCCAACCACATTCAGAATGCGGCCCAGGGTCTTTTCGCCGACCGGGACGGTAATCACGTCGCCGGTATCGCGGACCGGAATACCCCGTACCAGGCCCTCGGCGCTATCCATGGCAACGCAGCGCACGGTGTTTTCTCCGAGGTGCTGGGCAACTTCGAGGATGAGATTCCATTCTTTGTCGCTGATGGTTGGATTGGTGACCTGGAGCGCGTTGTAGATCGGCGGCAGGTCGCTGTTCTCAAACTCAACGTCAACCACCGCGCCCATCACCTGGGTAATCTTTCCCTCATTCATGTCATATCCCTCATTTCAAGGATTCGCCGGTTGCCACAATTTCCAGCAACTCGCGGGTGATATCCGCCTGGCGTGCTCGGTTCATATCCAGGGTCAGCGTATCAATCATCTCGACCGCATTATTGGTGGCGTTTTCCATCGCCGTCATCCGCGCCCCGTGTTCGCTGGCGACCGATTCCAGCATGGCCCGGTACAACAGCATATCGACATAGCGGGTCAGCAGACGGCTCAGCAGCCCCTGGGCGGTCGGCTCATACAGATAGTCGAGCGACGCTGCGTCAGCGTCGTCCTGCTCCTGAGGGACGATCGGCAGGACCTGATCGAGGGTCGGAACCTGGACCAGGGCCGAGCGGAAGCGGGCGTACAGAATGTAGAAGCCGTCCGACTCGCCGCTGAGGAAGCGCTCGGTCATCCGCAGCCCGATGTCGTGGGCCAGGGCCG is part of the Desulfurellaceae bacterium genome and encodes:
- the atpG gene encoding ATP synthase F1 subunit gamma yields the protein MATLKAIRRRIASVRNIQQITNAMRMVSAARLRRAQEAAEAARPYAEKLEAVLHNLADQSQTLAHPLLTKREERKIDLMLYTSDRGLCGSFNSSLIREAEAFVNTHPAQEVTISCVGRRGFDYFRRRQTPMAEEHINLGGKYTSALAHDIGLRMTERFLSGESDGFYILYARFRSALVQVPTLDQVLPIVPQEQDDADAASLDYLYEPTAQGLLSRLLTRYVDMLLYRAMLESVASEHGARMTAMENATNNAVEMIDTLTLDMNRARQADITRELLEIVATGESLK
- the atpD gene encoding F0F1 ATP synthase subunit beta, which encodes MNEGKITQVMGAVVDVEFENSDLPPIYNALQVTNPTISDKEWNLILEVAQHLGENTVRCVAMDSAEGLVRGIPVRDTGDVITVPVGEKTLGRILNVVGEPVDQGESLEGIHRSPIHRPAPSFTDQATEVEILETGIKVVDLLAPYPRGGKIGLFGGAGVGKTVILMELINNVAKQHGGYSVFGGVGERTREGNDLWLEMQESGVLDKTSLVYGQMNEPPGARARVGLSALTIAEYFRDEENRDVLLFIDNIFRFVQANSEVSTLLGRIPSAVGYQPTLSTDMGDLQERITSTKNGSITSVQAIYVPADDLTDPAPATTFSHLDATTVLSRQIAELGIYPAVDPLDSTSRMLDPNILGGEHYQVARDVQEILQRYKDLQDIIAILGIDELSEEDKIVVARARKIQRFLSQPFSVAEQFTGTPGEYVQLTETIRSFKELVDGQHDDLPEQAFYMVGTIEDAQKKAEALSAE